In Sphingopyxis sp. FD7, a single window of DNA contains:
- a CDS encoding HlyD family type I secretion periplasmic adaptor subunit, translated as MRIVQFWQRLRGSEQIMVAAAAGMVLFLLWASIARVDEVSRGQGRVIPSSRVQIIQSAEPSTIREILVRSGQTVEKGQLLVRLDNTTSQSELGQLETENERLAQRAARLAGEGGSGAGCTGDNCGDEARLAEVRRSALQSQLAALSAGVEQRRRDLGEAQATASALESSLRLAREQVAMLEPLAARGVVPQTELLTAQREVVDIQGRLAAARQAISRSQAAIREASAEVSRARFDFQQEALNERSQLATKMAVNEETIRGAEGRLARSEIRSPTRGVVNDLLVNTLGGFVNAGEQIMQIVPLGDKLLVETRVTPRDIAFIKVGDPANVKVTAYDFSIYGGLKGRVVRVSADSIYDEVEREAYFTVVVETTNSFLESNGRRLPITPGMLCDVEILTGKKSVLSYLLKPVLKVSGTALTER; from the coding sequence ATGCGAATCGTCCAATTCTGGCAACGGCTGCGCGGCAGCGAGCAGATCATGGTGGCGGCCGCCGCGGGCATGGTGCTGTTCCTGCTGTGGGCGAGTATCGCGCGCGTCGACGAGGTGTCGCGCGGCCAGGGCCGCGTCATCCCGTCGTCGCGGGTGCAGATCATCCAGTCGGCCGAGCCGTCGACGATCCGCGAAATCCTTGTCCGGTCGGGGCAGACCGTCGAGAAAGGACAATTGCTCGTGCGGCTCGACAATACGACTTCGCAATCCGAACTGGGACAGCTCGAAACCGAAAACGAACGCCTTGCGCAGCGTGCGGCGCGGCTTGCGGGCGAGGGGGGCAGCGGCGCCGGCTGCACCGGCGACAATTGCGGCGACGAAGCGCGCCTCGCCGAGGTGCGACGGTCGGCGCTGCAAAGCCAGCTTGCGGCGCTGTCCGCCGGGGTTGAGCAGCGCCGCCGCGACCTTGGCGAAGCGCAGGCGACGGCAAGCGCGCTCGAAAGCAGTCTGCGGCTCGCGCGCGAACAGGTGGCAATGCTCGAACCGCTCGCGGCGCGCGGCGTCGTGCCGCAGACCGAGCTGCTCACCGCGCAGCGCGAGGTCGTCGATATCCAGGGCCGCCTCGCCGCCGCGCGGCAGGCGATTTCGCGCTCGCAGGCGGCGATCCGCGAAGCGAGCGCCGAAGTGTCGCGCGCGCGCTTCGACTTCCAGCAGGAAGCGCTCAACGAACGCAGCCAGCTCGCGACCAAGATGGCGGTCAACGAAGAAACGATCCGCGGCGCCGAGGGGCGACTCGCGCGCTCGGAAATCCGTTCGCCGACGCGCGGTGTCGTCAACGACCTGCTCGTCAATACGCTCGGCGGCTTCGTCAACGCGGGCGAACAGATCATGCAGATCGTGCCGCTCGGCGACAAATTGCTCGTCGAAACGCGCGTCACGCCGCGCGACATCGCGTTCATCAAGGTCGGCGACCCGGCGAACGTCAAGGTCACCGCCTATGATTTCTCCATCTATGGCGGGCTGAAGGGCAGGGTCGTGCGCGTGTCCGCCGACAGCATCTATGACGAGGTCGAGCGCGAAGCCTATTTCACCGTCGTCGTGGAAACGACGAACAGCTTTCTCGAATCGAACGGCCGCCGCCTGCCGATCACGCCGGGGATGCTATGCGATGTCGAAATCCTGACCGGCAAGAAATCGGTGCTCAGCTATTTGCTGAAACCCGTCTTGAAGGTCAGCGGCACGGCCTTGACCGAACGCTGA
- a CDS encoding phospholipase D-like domain-containing protein encodes MSLELILQGLTKRTHAEVIGEMFAGEVERAIVSVAFVSQDGVEHIAPLLAAHADKITVYAGIRTEITSAQALKRLLEIGVSLYAVDTGTRMLLFHPKLYHVRAGATAKLSVGSANLTLGGLNNNIEAGVLIDLSLADADDAAFVDNLEASFDGLTGEHPENVFEIENEAMVNGLLDAGRLIDELAAPPPRTATKAKAGSTDPTPRMKMQPKAVRGKAKPKGPPAVPAPVVPPIQPAAAPPAAASPGNAAGASTTVAPDLELVWESKSLRV; translated from the coding sequence GTGTCGTTAGAATTGATTCTGCAAGGGCTGACCAAGCGGACACACGCCGAAGTGATCGGGGAAATGTTCGCGGGCGAAGTGGAGCGCGCAATCGTGAGCGTGGCCTTCGTCTCGCAGGACGGCGTGGAGCATATTGCACCGTTGCTCGCCGCCCACGCCGACAAGATCACGGTATATGCGGGGATAAGAACCGAAATTACCTCAGCCCAAGCGCTTAAGCGGCTGCTGGAAATCGGAGTATCGCTTTACGCGGTCGATACCGGAACTCGAATGTTACTGTTCCACCCGAAATTATACCACGTCCGCGCAGGTGCTACGGCGAAGCTGTCCGTAGGAAGTGCAAATCTCACGCTGGGTGGCCTTAACAATAACATCGAGGCTGGCGTCTTAATCGACCTATCGCTTGCCGACGCAGATGACGCTGCGTTCGTGGATAATTTGGAGGCGTCTTTTGACGGGCTGACAGGCGAGCACCCGGAGAATGTATTTGAAATTGAGAACGAGGCGATGGTCAACGGACTGTTAGATGCAGGCCGACTGATCGACGAACTTGCGGCACCGCCGCCCCGCACAGCAACAAAAGCCAAGGCAGGTAGTACAGACCCAACGCCTCGGATGAAAATGCAGCCGAAGGCCGTTCGAGGGAAAGCGAAACCGAAAGGTCCGCCCGCAGTTCCTGCTCCAGTCGTTCCACCAATCCAACCAGCGGCGGCACCTCCCGCCGCAGCCTCGCCGGGAAATGCGGCAGGCGCTTCCACGACTGTCGCCCCCGACTTGGAATTGGTTTGGGAAAGCAAGTCTCTAAGAGTCTGA
- a CDS encoding cell wall hydrolase has product MIPELHIARASAAPAEAPWADGDAAPSTSKTVVLVLLGLALLAAAILFAASNDRLARFVEARFAAWSADPAETARAAKKQAIARLIAATETDAALPVAEGDDAVARNALLPVSTLPVEAARPFRLPTISVAQATNAERCLTQAIYYEAATESDTGKAAVAQVILNRMRHPAYPDTVCGVIYQGSSRPGCQFSFACDGSMRRAPVPALWHRSAEIARAALAGRVEASVGMATHYHANYVLPRWAPRLTKIDQIGAHIFYRWPGSWGKPAAFSDAYAGAEWIPALSQLYQGGAATTDEPADVAALAAAAPPRDPTDRRADNDVGGRIDVTKGWVPSLPDPTRSKSRFDSLTSQQGGAPAPDIQPGQ; this is encoded by the coding sequence ATGATCCCCGAACTCCATATCGCGCGCGCCAGCGCGGCGCCCGCCGAGGCGCCGTGGGCCGATGGCGATGCCGCGCCGTCGACATCGAAGACGGTCGTCCTCGTCCTGCTCGGCCTTGCGCTTCTCGCCGCGGCGATCCTGTTCGCTGCGTCGAACGACCGGCTCGCGCGCTTTGTCGAGGCGCGCTTCGCCGCCTGGTCGGCCGACCCGGCCGAAACCGCCAGGGCGGCGAAGAAGCAGGCAATCGCGCGGCTCATTGCCGCGACCGAGACCGATGCGGCGCTTCCCGTGGCCGAGGGGGATGATGCGGTCGCGCGCAATGCGCTGCTGCCCGTATCGACGCTTCCGGTTGAGGCGGCGCGGCCGTTCCGCCTGCCGACGATCAGCGTGGCGCAGGCGACCAACGCCGAACGCTGCCTGACGCAGGCGATCTATTATGAAGCGGCGACCGAATCGGATACGGGCAAGGCGGCGGTCGCGCAGGTCATCCTCAACCGGATGCGCCATCCCGCCTATCCCGATACGGTGTGCGGCGTCATCTATCAGGGCAGCTCGCGTCCCGGATGCCAGTTCAGCTTCGCGTGCGACGGGTCGATGCGGCGCGCGCCGGTGCCCGCGCTGTGGCATCGTTCGGCGGAGATAGCGCGTGCGGCGCTGGCCGGGCGGGTCGAGGCGAGCGTCGGCATGGCGACGCACTATCACGCCAATTACGTGCTGCCGCGCTGGGCGCCCCGGCTCACCAAAATCGACCAGATCGGCGCGCATATCTTCTATCGCTGGCCGGGTTCGTGGGGCAAGCCTGCGGCCTTTTCGGATGCCTATGCCGGCGCCGAATGGATTCCCGCGCTCAGCCAGCTCTATCAGGGCGGGGCGGCGACCACCGATGAGCCTGCTGACGTCGCCGCGCTCGCCGCCGCCGCGCCGCCCCGCGATCCGACCGATCGCCGCGCCGACAATGATGTCGGCGGCCGTATCGATGTAACCAAAGGCTGGGTGCCGAGCCTCCCCGATCCGACCAGGAGCAAGTCGCGCTTCGACAGCCTGACGAGCCAGCAAGGCGGGGCGCCGGCGCCCGACATTCAACCTGGGCAATAA
- a CDS encoding cobyric acid synthase has protein sequence MAALMLQGTGSDVGKSVLVAGLCRALTNRGLRVRPFKPQNMSNNAAVTIDGGEIGRAQALQALACRAAPHSDMNPVLLKPQADRTSQLIVHGRVRGTLGSGNFREGRGALMGEVLESYHRLRSACDIVLVEGAGSPAEINLRAGDIANMGFARAADVPVVLVGDIDRGGVIAAIVGTRAVIDADDAAMIKGFIINKFRGDPALFDDGYRAIAERTGWPGLGVVPWLAAASRLPSEDAVILERRADAHEGRRIVACPILPRIANFDDLDPLKQEPGVALVMVPPGQPIPADAAIIVLPGSKATIADLAALRREGWDIDIKAHHRRGGLILGLCGGYQMLGKRIADPLGIEGAPSEVEGLELLDVSTTLAPAKTLREVSGTAWGSPFAGYEMHMGETAGADTARPFARIEGGGNEGATNTAGNVIGTYIHGLLASPDLRGALLERINVTGNGRDHGADVDAALDDIAAELAIHLDIEALLHIAAQPG, from the coding sequence ATGGCCGCGCTGATGCTGCAGGGCACCGGCTCCGACGTCGGCAAGTCGGTGCTCGTCGCCGGCCTCTGCCGCGCACTCACCAACCGCGGCCTCCGCGTGCGCCCGTTCAAGCCGCAGAATATGTCGAACAACGCCGCGGTCACCATCGACGGCGGCGAGATCGGCCGCGCGCAGGCGCTGCAAGCCCTCGCCTGCCGCGCCGCGCCGCACAGCGACATGAACCCGGTGCTGCTGAAACCGCAGGCCGACCGCACCTCGCAACTGATCGTCCACGGCCGCGTGCGCGGCACATTGGGCAGCGGCAATTTCCGCGAAGGGCGCGGCGCGCTGATGGGCGAGGTGCTCGAAAGCTATCACCGGCTGCGCAGCGCGTGCGATATCGTCCTGGTCGAAGGCGCGGGGTCGCCCGCCGAAATCAACCTGCGCGCGGGCGACATCGCCAACATGGGCTTTGCCCGCGCCGCCGATGTTCCGGTCGTGCTTGTCGGCGACATCGACCGTGGCGGCGTGATTGCGGCGATTGTCGGCACCCGCGCGGTGATCGACGCGGACGATGCGGCGATGATCAAGGGCTTCATCATCAACAAGTTCCGCGGCGACCCCGCGCTGTTCGACGATGGCTATCGCGCGATTGCCGAGCGCACCGGCTGGCCGGGATTGGGGGTCGTGCCCTGGCTCGCGGCGGCATCGCGCCTGCCGAGCGAGGATGCCGTGATCCTCGAACGCCGTGCCGACGCGCATGAGGGCCGCCGCATCGTCGCCTGCCCGATCCTGCCGCGCATCGCCAATTTCGACGATCTCGACCCCTTGAAGCAGGAGCCCGGCGTCGCGCTGGTGATGGTGCCGCCGGGGCAGCCGATTCCCGCCGACGCGGCGATCATCGTCCTGCCTGGATCGAAGGCGACGATCGCGGACCTTGCCGCGCTCCGCCGCGAAGGCTGGGACATCGACATCAAGGCGCATCACCGGCGCGGCGGGCTGATTCTCGGCCTCTGCGGCGGCTATCAGATGCTGGGGAAGCGCATCGCCGATCCGCTGGGGATCGAGGGCGCGCCGTCGGAGGTCGAGGGGCTGGAGCTGCTCGACGTGTCGACGACGCTGGCCCCGGCCAAGACGCTCCGCGAGGTGTCCGGGACCGCATGGGGCAGCCCCTTCGCGGGTTATGAAATGCACATGGGCGAAACCGCGGGCGCCGACACGGCGCGGCCCTTTGCGCGAATCGAGGGCGGCGGGAACGAAGGGGCGACCAACACCGCGGGCAATGTGATCGGCACCTATATCCACGGCTTGCTCGCGTCGCCCGACCTGCGCGGCGCGCTGCTGGAACGAATCAACGTCACCGGGAACGGGCGCGACCATGGCGCCGATGTCGACGCCGCGCTCGACGACATCGCCGCCGAACTGGCGATCCATCTCGACATCGAGGCACTGCTGCACATCGCCGCGCAGCCGGGATAG
- a CDS encoding IS5 family transposase, translating into MWTDTTRAQYARADLALPSDLTDAEWAVLEPLLPGPCCVGRPRKWPLRRIIEAILYLLRGGLPWRMLPPCFPPVSTVRRWFYLWRDNGLWLSLNHALLLIGREALGREASPSAGVIDSQSVKTTESGGPCGYDAGKKIKGRKRHIVTDTEGNLVHAVIHTADVQDRDGAPFVLAEIIRRHPWLRHIFADGGYAGDKLRQALRKIGKWTVEIIKRSDHAKGFEVLPRRWVVERTFAWLGRNRRLAKDFEQTIASATAWLFIASIQLFVRRIARA; encoded by the coding sequence ATGTGGACCGACACCACCCGGGCGCAGTATGCCCGTGCCGACCTGGCTTTGCCAAGCGATTTGACCGATGCGGAATGGGCCGTGCTGGAGCCGTTACTTCCGGGCCCTTGCTGTGTAGGGCGACCGCGCAAATGGCCGCTGCGGCGGATCATCGAGGCGATCCTGTATCTGCTGCGCGGTGGGCTGCCCTGGCGGATGTTGCCGCCCTGCTTTCCTCCGGTCTCGACGGTGCGGCGCTGGTTCTATCTGTGGCGCGACAATGGTCTGTGGCTCTCGCTCAATCACGCCCTGCTGCTGATCGGGCGGGAAGCCCTCGGGCGCGAGGCTTCTCCGAGCGCTGGGGTCATCGACAGCCAAAGCGTGAAAACCACGGAAAGCGGCGGGCCTTGCGGCTATGACGCAGGCAAGAAGATCAAGGGCCGCAAGCGACACATCGTGACCGACACCGAGGGCAATCTCGTTCATGCCGTGATCCACACCGCTGACGTGCAGGATCGCGATGGCGCGCCGTTTGTTCTGGCCGAGATCATCCGCCGTCACCCTTGGCTCAGGCACATCTTCGCCGATGGCGGCTATGCTGGCGACAAGCTTCGCCAGGCGCTGCGCAAGATCGGGAAGTGGACGGTCGAGATCATCAAGCGATCCGACCATGCCAAGGGCTTCGAGGTCCTGCCCAGACGCTGGGTGGTCGAGCGGACCTTTGCGTGGCTCGGTCGCAACCGCCGCCTCGCCAAAGACTTCGAGCAGACCATCGCATCGGCAACCGCGTGGCTGTTCATCGCCTCAATTCAGCTCTTCGTCCGCCGTATCGCAAGAGCATGA
- a CDS encoding transglutaminase-like cysteine peptidase has product MFGHAPPVRAARYLLPLIATVLAPTSAQASAKLDNIKASAPAKVACDTAGVSAMPLARNLSQLILGGAPSALDRIRMQQQGSAAAVSGNTAPVAARAPLEPASRTPPSLALSASAGCSGAPGAMAEWDADSELGTRAIPVRRTRFDDRWDRVRRAAPAALMQRQLRSANAAPGLSETELLARVNQWVNREIAYVGDDRNYRQRDHWATAEQTIARGSGDCEDFAILKMHMLRAAGVDADRMKLVLLRDLAANADHAFLLVETTGGKLVLDNVTDRVYDGARPQAVRPVLSFSEDRRWVHAYRTAAASPDSRVVPASRKSFTLALADQRSVKAVPLTFKTGFSK; this is encoded by the coding sequence ATGTTCGGTCATGCCCCTCCGGTCCGCGCTGCGCGGTATCTGCTCCCGCTGATCGCGACCGTCCTGGCGCCGACCTCGGCGCAGGCGTCGGCAAAGCTGGACAATATCAAGGCATCGGCGCCAGCCAAGGTTGCCTGTGACACGGCGGGCGTTTCCGCGATGCCGCTCGCCCGCAATCTGTCGCAACTCATTCTGGGCGGCGCGCCGAGCGCGCTCGATCGCATCCGGATGCAGCAGCAGGGATCCGCAGCCGCCGTTTCAGGCAATACCGCCCCGGTTGCCGCGCGGGCGCCGCTCGAACCTGCAAGCCGCACGCCGCCTTCCCTTGCGCTGTCGGCGTCGGCGGGTTGCAGCGGCGCGCCGGGCGCGATGGCCGAATGGGATGCCGATTCCGAACTCGGCACGCGCGCCATTCCGGTCAGGCGGACGCGCTTCGACGATCGCTGGGACCGCGTCCGCCGCGCCGCGCCGGCCGCGCTGATGCAGCGCCAGCTGCGCAGCGCCAACGCGGCGCCGGGGCTCAGCGAAACCGAGCTGCTCGCGCGCGTCAACCAGTGGGTCAACCGCGAAATTGCCTATGTCGGTGACGATCGCAATTACCGGCAACGCGACCATTGGGCGACCGCCGAACAGACGATCGCGCGCGGCAGCGGCGATTGCGAGGATTTCGCGATCCTGAAGATGCACATGCTGCGCGCGGCTGGGGTCGATGCCGACCGCATGAAACTGGTGCTGCTGCGCGACCTCGCCGCCAACGCCGACCATGCCTTTCTGCTCGTCGAAACAACCGGCGGCAAGCTGGTGCTCGATAACGTGACCGACCGCGTCTATGACGGCGCCCGTCCGCAAGCGGTGCGCCCCGTGCTGTCGTTCAGCGAAGATCGGCGCTGGGTCCACGCCTATCGCACCGCGGCCGCCTCACCCGACAGCCGCGTCGTTCCGGCATCGCGCAAGAGCTTTACCCTTGCGCTCGCCGATCAGCGTTCGGTCAAGGCCGTGCCGCTGACCTTCAAGACGGGTTTCAGCAAATAG
- a CDS encoding IS3 family transposase (programmed frameshift), giving the protein MPAKKHRPEEIIGKLREAEVVLAQGATTAEACRRIGVTEQTYYRWRKEYGGLKTDQARRMKDLEKENARLRRAISDLTLDKLILQEAAPGKLLSPARRRRCIDHIRMMMPVSERRLCRVLGQHRSTQRKAPRGANDEAALTEDIIALARQYGRYGYRRVTALLRDAGWHVNRKRVERIWRREGLKVPQRQPKRGRLWLNDGSCIRLRPEYPGHVWSYDFVEGRTHDGRKYRILSIIDEASRECLALPVARKLRSDDVLAALAELFVTRGPPAHIRSDNGPEFIATAVQQWLAQIGVKTLYITPGSPWENGYCESFNGSLRDELLNGEIFYSLAEARILIEAWRRHYNTVRPHSSLGYRPPAPEAVPSPVSPSGSASLHLRPTLAMEASMH; this is encoded by the exons ATGCCGGCCAAGAAGCATCGCCCGGAAGAGATTATCGGCAAGCTGCGTGAAGCGGAGGTCGTGTTGGCGCAGGGGGCGACGACGGCTGAAGCGTGTCGCCGGATCGGCGTTACGGAACAGACCTATTATCGGTGGCGTAAGGAATATGGCGGTCTGAAGACCGACCAGGCGCGGCGGATGAAGGACTTGGAGAAAGAGAATGCGCGGCTTCGGCGTGCGATATCGGACCTGACGCTGGACAAGCTGATATTGCAGGAGGCTGCCC CGGGGAAACTTCTGAGCCCCGCGCGCCGAAGGCGCTGTATCGATCACATCAGAATGATGATGCCGGTGTCTGAGCGGCGGCTGTGCCGTGTGCTCGGGCAACATCGATCGACACAGCGCAAGGCGCCCCGCGGGGCGAACGACGAAGCAGCTCTGACCGAGGACATCATTGCGCTGGCCCGGCAATATGGTCGTTATGGCTATCGCCGGGTGACGGCGTTGCTGCGCGATGCGGGGTGGCATGTGAACCGCAAGCGGGTCGAGCGCATCTGGCGGCGCGAGGGGCTGAAGGTACCGCAAAGGCAGCCGAAGCGCGGGCGGCTCTGGCTGAACGACGGATCGTGCATCCGGCTTCGGCCCGAGTATCCCGGCCATGTCTGGTCCTACGACTTCGTCGAAGGGCGGACCCACGATGGTCGCAAATACCGGATCCTTTCGATCATCGACGAGGCGAGCCGGGAGTGCCTGGCGTTGCCGGTGGCACGCAAGCTCAGGAGCGATGACGTTCTGGCGGCGCTCGCCGAGCTGTTCGTCACGCGTGGGCCACCAGCGCACATACGGTCCGACAATGGCCCGGAGTTTATCGCGACGGCGGTGCAGCAATGGCTCGCCCAGATCGGCGTGAAGACGCTGTATATCACGCCCGGATCACCATGGGAGAATGGCTATTGCGAGAGCTTCAACGGATCGCTGCGTGATGAACTGCTCAACGGCGAAATCTTCTACTCGCTCGCCGAGGCCCGGATCCTGATCGAGGCCTGGCGGCGACATTACAACACCGTCCGGCCGCACAGCTCGCTGGGATACCGACCACCCGCGCCGGAGGCCGTTCCATCGCCAGTGTCGCCCTCCGGTTCCGCTTCGCTCCACCTACGGCCGACACTGGCGATGGAGGCGTCAATGCACTAA
- a CDS encoding S41 family peptidase — protein sequence MTKSRQSLTAMTLAALLLASCGGGGGDSSLGSGGPVTVTPTPTPTPTANCALAARQNFARAVIDEWYLFPGDVAAGVNPASFSDVQSYIDALVAPARALNKDRFFTYITSIAEENAFLSSGSSAGFGVRLVYDAANQRLLIAEAYESAPAFAAGIDRGTAIIAIGTTSSNLRTIAEIVAAEGTAGITSALGPSDPGVTRVLRIADAAGTRDVTVTKADYALDPVSDRYGARIISEGGRNYGYLNLRTFIGSADDQLRAAFADFRAQGVTDIVIDFRYNGGGLVSTANLMGDLLGAGRSGQIFSQTLFRASKSAENDEHRFAPGSQSIAPTRIAFIGTGSTASASELVINSMLPYLGANMTLVGGNTFGKPVGQIALDRAECDDRMRVVAFATGNAAGQSDYYDGLAPKIANSCAAGDDLNFPLGDPREASIRTAIDFLAGNACTTRIAEASVGAAARSSGAPMSAEPEMLVPDRPSAAQRELPGLF from the coding sequence ATGACGAAATCCAGGCAATCGCTCACCGCGATGACACTGGCGGCGCTGCTGCTGGCGTCGTGCGGTGGCGGGGGTGGCGATTCGAGCCTTGGCAGCGGCGGGCCGGTTACGGTCACGCCCACGCCGACGCCGACGCCGACCGCGAATTGCGCGCTCGCCGCGCGGCAGAACTTTGCCAGAGCGGTTATCGACGAATGGTATCTGTTCCCCGGCGACGTCGCGGCGGGGGTCAATCCCGCCAGCTTCAGCGACGTCCAATCCTATATCGACGCGCTCGTCGCGCCCGCGCGCGCGCTGAACAAGGATCGCTTCTTCACCTACATCACTTCGATCGCCGAGGAGAATGCCTTTCTTTCCAGCGGATCGAGCGCGGGTTTCGGCGTGCGCCTGGTCTATGACGCCGCGAACCAGCGCCTGCTGATCGCCGAGGCCTATGAGAGCGCCCCGGCCTTTGCCGCGGGAATCGACCGCGGCACGGCAATCATCGCGATCGGCACGACCAGCAGCAATCTGCGCACCATAGCCGAGATCGTCGCTGCGGAGGGGACCGCGGGCATCACCAGCGCGCTTGGCCCCAGCGATCCCGGCGTCACGCGCGTGCTGCGTATCGCCGACGCCGCGGGCACGCGCGACGTGACGGTGACCAAGGCCGATTATGCGCTCGATCCGGTGTCCGACCGCTATGGCGCCAGGATCATCAGCGAGGGCGGGCGCAATTACGGCTATCTCAACCTCCGCACCTTCATCGGCTCCGCCGACGACCAGCTGCGCGCCGCCTTTGCCGATTTCCGCGCGCAGGGCGTCACCGACATCGTCATCGACTTTCGCTACAATGGCGGCGGGCTCGTCTCGACCGCCAATCTGATGGGCGACCTGCTCGGCGCCGGGCGCAGCGGCCAGATTTTCTCGCAGACGCTGTTCCGCGCCAGCAAATCGGCGGAGAATGACGAGCATCGCTTCGCGCCCGGCAGCCAGTCGATCGCCCCGACGCGCATCGCCTTCATCGGCACAGGATCGACCGCATCGGCGAGCGAGCTGGTGATCAATTCGATGCTGCCCTATCTTGGCGCCAACATGACGCTCGTTGGCGGCAACACCTTTGGCAAGCCGGTCGGCCAGATCGCGCTCGACCGCGCCGAATGCGACGACCGGATGCGCGTCGTCGCCTTTGCAACGGGCAATGCAGCGGGCCAAAGCGACTATTACGACGGGCTGGCGCCGAAAATCGCGAATAGCTGCGCGGCGGGGGACGACCTCAATTTTCCGCTGGGAGACCCGCGCGAGGCGTCGATCCGCACCGCGATCGACTTCCTCGCGGGCAACGCCTGCACGACGCGCATCGCCGAGGCGAGCGTCGGCGCGGCGGCGCGAAGCAGCGGCGCCCCCATGAGCGCCGAACCCGAAATGCTCGTTCCCGACCGGCCGAGCGCGGCACAGCGCGAACTGCCCGGCCTGTTCTGA
- a CDS encoding class I SAM-dependent methyltransferase, which produces MKFIEDQTAQKLRGGYYTPLDLASFIARWVAELKPNKILEPSCGDGAFFQAMADVGGFQAANLTGFELDDDEAGKAIRRAKELGLRRADIRSEDFLGWAIDNMEKGGERFDAVVGNPPFVRYQFLPPEFQTRAAIIFDELGLKFTKHTNAWVPFILASMSLLRPGGRLAMVVPAEIIHVTHAQSLRSHLGKECRRLVIIDPEELWFDGTLQGAVILMAEKRSSARQKAEGLGMVPVRGREFLRRSPSELFAEPQSINGKTVAGKWTRALLDLETRDLFDELEAHAEVHRFDDIARVDVGIVTGANKFFLVPDETVRAYNLTKYAHPMFGRSEHCPGIIYDERQHAANAEKGSPTNFLWFDDAPNKMSSRARQYIERGEAESLHTRYKCRIRAPWFKVPSVYSTEVGMLKRCHDTPRLILNKIGAYTTDTAYRIRTREGEGERLVGCFINPLTALSAELEGRHYGGGVLELIPSEIERLIIPLPKAVTPDLEDLDASIRNRPTHETLERQGKIVLGALGISKAKQSSALEGWRKLRDRRHRTSTETVEA; this is translated from the coding sequence GTGAAGTTCATCGAGGATCAAACGGCTCAAAAGCTGCGGGGTGGTTACTACACCCCCCTCGATCTTGCGTCCTTCATTGCCCGCTGGGTTGCCGAGCTTAAGCCAAACAAAATCCTAGAACCGAGCTGCGGCGACGGAGCCTTTTTCCAGGCGATGGCCGACGTTGGCGGCTTTCAAGCAGCCAATCTTACCGGGTTCGAACTCGACGACGACGAGGCCGGCAAGGCAATCCGGCGCGCCAAGGAGCTTGGCCTTCGTCGTGCGGACATTCGTTCGGAAGACTTCCTTGGCTGGGCCATCGACAACATGGAGAAGGGCGGCGAGCGCTTCGACGCGGTCGTGGGAAATCCACCCTTCGTCCGCTACCAGTTTCTTCCGCCAGAATTTCAAACGCGCGCTGCCATAATTTTCGACGAGCTTGGGCTAAAGTTCACAAAGCACACGAATGCTTGGGTGCCGTTTATCCTCGCGTCGATGTCACTGCTTCGTCCGGGCGGTCGGCTGGCAATGGTTGTCCCGGCCGAAATAATCCACGTCACCCATGCGCAATCGCTTCGCAGCCATCTCGGCAAAGAATGTCGCAGGCTCGTCATTATCGACCCGGAAGAGCTATGGTTCGATGGCACGTTGCAGGGTGCTGTCATCCTCATGGCCGAGAAGCGCAGTAGCGCTCGCCAGAAGGCAGAGGGTCTTGGCATGGTGCCGGTTCGGGGCCGGGAGTTTCTTCGTCGGTCCCCGTCCGAGCTGTTTGCAGAGCCACAGTCGATTAATGGAAAGACGGTTGCAGGCAAGTGGACGCGGGCGTTGCTCGATCTGGAGACGCGGGACCTGTTCGACGAACTCGAGGCCCATGCCGAGGTTCACCGCTTCGACGATATCGCGCGTGTGGACGTTGGCATCGTTACCGGTGCGAACAAGTTTTTCCTCGTCCCCGACGAGACGGTCAGGGCCTACAACCTAACCAAATATGCCCACCCTATGTTCGGTCGCAGCGAACACTGTCCTGGCATTATCTACGACGAGCGACAACATGCGGCGAATGCCGAGAAGGGGAGTCCGACGAACTTCCTCTGGTTCGACGATGCGCCCAACAAAATGTCGAGCCGGGCACGCCAGTATATCGAGCGTGGCGAGGCCGAAAGTCTGCACACCAGATATAAGTGCCGTATCCGCGCGCCTTGGTTCAAAGTGCCGTCGGTCTATTCCACCGAAGTCGGAATGCTCAAGCGGTGTCACGATACCCCGCGTCTCATCCTCAATAAAATTGGGGCCTATACCACGGATACCGCCTATCGCATTCGCACACGCGAGGGGGAAGGCGAGCGACTGGTAGGATGCTTCATCAATCCGCTAACAGCACTAAGTGCGGAATTGGAGGGGAGGCACTACGGCGGCGGCGTGCTCGAACTCATCCCCTCCGAAATCGAACGGCTCATCATACCTCTCCCGAAAGCGGTCACGCCGGACCTGGAGGATTTGGACGCCTCTATCCGTAATCGACCGACGCACGAGACGTTGGAGCGGCAGGGGAAGATTGTCCTCGGTGCGCTGGGTATATCCAAGGCCAAGCAAAGCAGCGCATTGGAGGGGTGGCGCAAGCTTCGGGATCGGCGACATCGAACATCAACGGAAACCGTCGAGGCCTAG